The Ananas comosus cultivar F153 linkage group 7, ASM154086v1, whole genome shotgun sequence genome has a window encoding:
- the LOC109713463 gene encoding phytoene synthase 2, chloroplastic-like gives MSRSVLWAVSPNETGGRCSLHRHLVFGKGRRKRSCVGGRVSPSSVSVSPNGLAASASLVAPPPPPRSAEELVYDVVLKQAALVSDGTRPRRAPLPPMLAVDDDAAAAPMYWNLLSEAYDRCGEVCAEYAKTFYLGTKLMTPERQRAVWAIYVWCRRTDELVDGPNATHITPTALNRWEKRLEDLFDGRPYDMYDAALSDTVSKFPVDIQPFKDMIEGMRLDLEKSRYKNFNELYLYCYYVAGTVGLMSVPVMGIAPDSKATTESVYNAALALGIANQLTNILRDVGEDARRGRIYLPQDELALAGLTENDIFRGKVTDKWRSFMKGQIKRARMFFDEAEKGIPELDSASKWPVLASLVLYRQILNAIEANDYDNFTKRAYVGKAKKLASLPIAYAKALLGPSKFASLLL, from the exons ATGTCCCGTTCGGTTCTATGGGCGGTTTCGCCAAACGAAACTGGTGGGAGATGCTCTCTCCACCGCCACCTTGTATTCGGGaaggggaggaggaagaggagctGCGTCGGGGGACGCGTTTCCCCGAGCTCGGTCTCCGTTTCCCCCAACGGGCTCGCGGCCTCGGCGAGCTTggtggcgccgccgccgccgccgcggtcgGCGGAGGAGTTGGTGTACGACGTGGTGCTGAAGCAAGCCGCGCTCGTGAGCGACGGCACGAGGCCGAGGCGAGCGCCGCTGCCGCCGATGTTGGCGGTggacgacgacgccgccgctGCGCCCATGTACTGGAATTTGCTGAGCGAGGCGTACGATCGCTGCGGAGAGGTGTGTGCGGAGTACGCCAAGACCTTCTATCTGG GAACAAAGCTTATGACTCCTGAGAGGCAAAGAGCTGTTTGGGCAATCTACG TGTGGTGCAGGAGAACAGATGAACTTGTTGATGGGCCTAATGCTACCCACATAACACCCACCGCCCTCAACCGGTGGGAGAAGAGATTGGAGGATCTATTCGATGGTCGGCCTTATGATATGTATGATGCAGCTTTATCAGATACCGTCTCAAAATTCCCTGTTGATATTCAG CCTTTTAAGGATATGATTGAAGGAATGAGATTAGACCTGGAGAAATCAAGATATAAAAACTTCAACGAGCTTTACCTGTACTGCTACTATGTAGCTGGCACAGTCGGGCTAATGAGTGTTCCAGTGATGGGTATCGCTCCGGATTCAAAGGCCACGACGGAGAGCGTTTACAATGCAGCTTTGGCACTTGGGATCGCTAATCAGCTGACTAACATACTAAGAGATGTTGGAGAAGA TGCGAGGAGGGGAAGAATATACCTTCCACAAGATGAATTGGCGCTAGCAGGTTTAACTGAAAACGACATTTTCAGAGGGAAAGTGACCGATAAGTGGAGGAGTTTTATGAAAGGTCAGATTAAGCGGGCACGGATGTTCTTTGATGAGGCCGAGAAGGGCATTCCTGAGCTAGATTCAGCTAGCAAATGGCCg GTTCTGGCATCGTTAGTGCTATATCGGCAGATCCTCAACGCGATCGAAGCAAACGATTACGACAACTTCACTAAGCGTGCATACGTAGGGAAGGCGAAGAAGCTAGCCTCCCTACCCATAGCATATGCCAAAGCACTTCTGGGTCCTTCAAAGTTTGCTTCTTTGTTGTTATAG